In Acidobacteriota bacterium, one genomic interval encodes:
- a CDS encoding SpoIIE family protein phosphatase: MPDARLDVTDALGQRAVPIDKATFTIGRRDSNDLRLAGSEVSRDHAEIVLEDGRFVLRDRGSRYGTFVNGEQVTEHVLTSGDRVRLGRGGGAEMTFSSGDGATAREPATATAIGDLRHVAALLEGLRALGSGRVLDDVLALVLDSALEVSGAERGFIMLAGPANELEFKLARARGHLTLPGRGFHISRKVPDEVFATGEARLLRDLLDDDLAANHPGTVALGIRNVLCVPLRLVRYLDQADAAHEEERIGVLYLDSREKGALLSGSTRTALETLATEAAVAIENARLYRETVEKAKLEQEMRIAAEIQRALLPKAILLGARFGAAAMTIPCRSIGGDFYDYVELPDSHYGFALGDVAGKGPPAALLSALVQGIFVAQATSSGGPATTISRVNDALIRRAIDNRFVTVVYGQVDAAGRLTYCNAGHNPPLIVGRSGVRKLECGGPILGLFPDMPFEEEVIALEAGDWVVVYSDGVSEALSAEGEEFGEARLADVVRAHHDHDPRAMLEAILGRVREFTAGAPQSDDVTALVVKYLG, from the coding sequence ATGCCCGACGCCAGACTCGACGTCACCGATGCCCTCGGCCAGCGCGCCGTGCCGATCGACAAGGCGACCTTCACGATTGGACGGCGCGACTCGAACGACTTGCGCCTCGCCGGCAGCGAGGTGTCGCGCGACCACGCGGAGATCGTGCTCGAAGACGGGCGCTTCGTGCTCCGGGATCGGGGCTCGCGCTACGGCACGTTCGTCAACGGCGAGCAGGTCACCGAGCACGTGCTGACCAGCGGCGACCGGGTCCGTCTCGGTCGCGGCGGCGGCGCGGAGATGACCTTCTCGAGCGGCGACGGCGCGACGGCGCGCGAGCCGGCGACGGCCACCGCGATCGGCGACCTGCGACACGTGGCGGCGCTGCTCGAAGGGTTGCGCGCCCTCGGGTCTGGCCGCGTGCTCGACGACGTGCTCGCGCTCGTGCTCGACTCGGCGCTCGAGGTGAGCGGCGCCGAGCGTGGTTTCATCATGCTGGCGGGACCCGCGAACGAACTCGAGTTCAAGCTGGCGAGAGCGCGGGGGCACCTGACGCTGCCGGGTCGCGGCTTTCACATCAGCCGCAAGGTCCCCGACGAGGTGTTCGCCACGGGCGAGGCTCGCCTGCTGCGAGATCTGCTCGACGACGACCTGGCCGCGAACCACCCCGGCACGGTGGCCCTCGGCATCCGCAACGTCCTGTGCGTGCCGCTGCGACTCGTTCGCTACCTCGACCAGGCCGACGCGGCGCACGAGGAAGAGCGCATCGGCGTCCTCTACCTCGACAGCCGCGAGAAAGGGGCGTTGCTGTCCGGGTCGACCCGGACAGCGCTCGAGACGCTGGCCACCGAAGCGGCGGTGGCCATCGAGAACGCGCGTCTCTACCGGGAGACCGTCGAGAAGGCGAAGCTCGAGCAGGAGATGCGGATTGCCGCAGAGATCCAGCGGGCCCTCCTGCCGAAGGCGATCCTGCTCGGTGCCCGATTCGGGGCGGCGGCGATGACGATTCCGTGCCGGTCCATCGGCGGCGACTTCTACGACTACGTGGAACTGCCGGACTCACACTACGGGTTCGCGCTCGGCGACGTCGCCGGCAAGGGGCCGCCGGCGGCGTTGCTCTCGGCGCTCGTGCAGGGGATCTTCGTCGCACAGGCCACCTCGTCTGGCGGCCCGGCGACGACGATCTCGCGGGTGAACGACGCGCTGATCCGGCGGGCCATCGACAACCGGTTCGTGACCGTCGTCTACGGACAGGTTGACGCGGCGGGCCGGCTCACCTACTGCAACGCCGGCCACAACCCGCCGCTGATCGTCGGGCGCAGCGGCGTGCGCAAGCTCGAGTGCGGTGGGCCCATCCTCGGGCTCTTCCCCGACATGCCGTTCGAGGAGGAGGTGATCGCCCTCGAGGCCGGCGACTGGGTGGTCGTCTACAGCGACGGCGTGTCGGAGGCGTTGAGCGCCGAAGGCGAGGAGTTCGGCGAGGCCCGCCTGGCCGACGTCGTCAGGGCGCATCACGATCACGACCCGCGGGCCATGCTCGAGGCGATTCTGGGCCGGGTCCGGGAGTTCACGGCCGGCGCTCCTCAGAGCGACGACGTGACGGCGCTCGTCGTGAAGTACCTCGGGTAG